The following nucleotide sequence is from Patescibacteria group bacterium.
TTCAAAAATGGATTGATCGCGGACTTTTCCCATTCACCAAGCGTTACCTCGGCAATCTGAAAAATCACTTCAGCACAATCGGCATCAATGGCGTGAACGAATGCGTGCTTAATTTCTCCGACGGCAAATACGACATCGCGTCCGCCGAGGGCAAAACGCTCGCGCTCGAAATTCTCGCGATGATGCGCGCGAAGCTGACCGAATTCCAAAACGAAACTGGCAACCTTTACAATCTCGAAGCGACGCCAGCCGAAGGCACGACTTACCGTTTCGCCAAAGAAGATCGCAAACGCTTTCCTGGCATCATTCAGGCGGGGACAGAGGATGCGCCGTATTACACGAATTCCTCACAGCTGCCGGTCGAATACACAGACGACGCTTTCGCCGCGCTCGAGCACCAGGACGATTTACAAAAAATGTACACGGGCGGAACCGTCCTGCACCTCTACATGGGCGAACGCCTTTCGGATTCGGCGGCGTGTAAAAATCTCGTGCGCAAAGTGCTCACGAATTTCCGCCTGCCTTACATCACCATCACGCCGACCTTTTCCATTTGTCCGAAGCACGGTTACCTCGCGGGCGAGTATGATTTCTGTCCGGTCTGCGATGAAGAAATCGGTTATGATGGCATGGCTCGCGACGAGAAATTGCGCGCGCCTTACATTTCCGAGCGGGCGAAGAAAGCCGCCGTCCAAAAAGAACTTTAATTTTTTCCAATGCAAAACCAAAACAGCGCTGCGACCGCAGTCGCGACCGACGAAGCCGAAGCGATTCAGTCGCAGCGCACGCGCTGCGAAGTTTGGACGCGCGTGATGGGCTACCATCGTCCGGTTCAAAATTTCAACATTGGCAAAAAAGCGGAACACTATTCGCGCTGCCACTTCGCGGAGAAATAAAATTTAGAGCTGCTGCGTTTTGAAAAGGTCTCGGTCATTCTCGGGCGGCTTTTTCGCAGAAATGACAGCTTCAAAAGCGTACAGGTGTCGCTCAATAATTTCCGCGATACGCATCGTAGATTCCTTTTTGTCGCCGTTGCGGATAAAGGTCACGCTGTCTTCGTCAACCCTCGTAATTTTTCGACGAGTTCCGCTTTTGGAAACAATCATATCGCCAACCTTTAAGTTTCTTAGTTTTTCGCAAAGATCCTCAACCTTTAAAACCAGCTTAAGTTTTTTTTGGAGTTGACCGATTTGGCGGCGGATTTCTTTGGGCGACAGCTCGGTTTGAGGTTTTGGAATTACGATTCTTTGCGGTGCTTTATCATCTTCGTGGCGCAGGGCAACCACAGCGTGTCCATTTTTTTTGACAATCTCGACGCGCGGACCAGTCTCGAAATTTGCGCCAGCATGAATAAAGTCACCGACATCGTGGGCGTGGAAAATCACTTGCGCCAGTAATTTTTTGAGTTGGTCGATTTGCAGATTAATCCGATCAGATTCGGGAATTTCGTGCGGCTTGAGATCAGGACCCTCGGGAGTAGTTTTTTCCCACTTCTCGATCGCTTCGTCACGCTTGCGCATGTCCAGCACGAAATTAGCACCAGCTTCAATGTCGCCACCCCGGGCTTGCTCGCGGGCGAGACTGCGCAGATAATCTTCCCAGTCAGTGTGGGTCGTCACAGCATCCACCTTGCCAAGCGTATCGGCGATTTGTAGTTCACGCACGCGTTTTAATTTTTGCGCCAGTTCAGCTTGTCGGGCGACCTCACTCTCGTCGGCAGCAAGCTCTGCAGTGCTGAGACAAACAGTTTCTTCGACGGTCGGGCACTTGTCTTCGGTTCCGCCAGAAAGGATTCCTTCGGACTCAAGCTCGGCGACCACAGCGTCGGCAATTTCGTCCGTGAAACCGAGAGCGTCGTCGATGTCTGCTCGATAAACAGCTTGTTTACGCTCTCCAATCAAGACATGAGTGATTTTTTCGACTGGTTCGCTGGTTGTTTCAAGATCAGGATCTTCAGTCTCCTCAGGCGTGGTTTGGAGAATTCTCGTGACTCCTTTCATTCGGATGTTGTCAAGAATCTCTTTCTCGGTGAGACCGAGGTGACGGTCAAAACGATTTGGTGTGTCCGGAGAGTTCATAACTAATTTTATTAGTCCGCTATTCTAACGATAAATTTTTTCTTGTCAACCGGGGTTTGGTCTTGGCAAATTGCGACCAGGCGTAAAAAATGCTTAAATTACTGCGTTTTAGTAAAAAATTACCAATGCGCTATTTGCTCTTCACGACGACGACTTGCCCGAAGTGTCCTGCGGTCAAAAGCTTCGTCGCGGCAGAAATTAAATTCGCGGGTGAGACACTCGACAACACCGCGCCGGATTTCGGAGAAAAAGTTCAAAAGTTCGGCGTGCAAAATGCGCCGACATTTCTAATTTTCGATGCCGCCGACCAAGAAATTTTTCGCGGGAGCGAAGTTTCCGAGATTCAAGATTTTCTCGCGAGCCAAGCTTAATTAGAACAGCAAGCATTTTCTCGCGAGCCAACGCGTTTAATTCCGGATCCCCGCCTGCGCCCCGAGGGGGCCACTTCGTGGCGGGAATGACAAAGAGGCCTAGAACAATTAAGGGAAAAATTTATTAAACTAATGGAATGCAAATTGCCGCCCTCCAAAAACTTACGCTTTTAGATTTTCCGGGTCGTACGGCTGCGACTGTCTTCACGCCCGGCTGTAATTTTCGTTGTGGTTTTTGTCACAACCCTGAGCTCGTCTTGCCGGAAAAATTTCCACAAACC
It contains:
- the nrdD gene encoding anaerobic ribonucleoside-triphosphate reductase, which produces MQNQNSAATAVATDEAEAIQSQRTRCEVWTRVMGYHRPVQNFNIGKKAEHYSRCHFAEK